The DNA region TTTCATACCTCAACATCTTGGTCATCGTTTTCAGTACAGCATATTGtaatcaaactgaaaaactgaaaagcacTCAAAGATTGGCTCGACAGCGGCTGAACACCTCGGCTGTGTAAACGACTCATTTATAATCCATAAATAACACTGGACAGTTTCAATATGTTGACTTAAAATTTTCAGAATAATTACAGTTTTCAACATCTTTTAAACTGCGCGAGGACATCATCACATCATTTAAAACCACCAACGTCATAAACCTTGGTTTTTACATCTGTATTTATGATTGGTTATATATTACATTTTACCAGCACATTTGTATCCATATACAATATCTTAAATATCTTTTCatcaaatcaatttttaaaaaaattcactcAAAATTTCAACACACGTACATATgcaaatgtttgttgttgtttttcttttttttttcctattaagTTTGTGTCGTTGTAAAGTGCAAGGCAAAGATACAGTAAACTTTGAAATGTACGACACACGACGACTTCTGCATCGGAGGCGTGTCAAAAGCTTGCACACACACGCTTTCATACACACTCTTACCGACGcgccccccccacacacacacacacacactttgttaAGTCTTAAACCCAAAGTACAGACTTGGCACAACAACCACTAAAGCCTCTAAGGTTTTGAGCGTGTAGCTGGCACACTATGGATACAGTAGCACAATCCTACCACAGCTGAACATCTACAGCGCCTCACAGTGACTACTTCCCATCAGGGGATTAGCCTGATTCATCTGAACAAGTAACCAAAATGAATAGccgttttgttgtttgttttcaccagTAGCCTAGTAGAAATGCTAGTAGCGTAGCTAATGTATGTGACTTTTaatttgaagcagaaaaacttAACAGATAAAGTTAAATTTATAAATCCAGAATTTTAACACTTAAATCAATGTAagctaaataagaaaaaaaatatggaacGGCTAATTTTGTGCCTCGCTTTAAGCTAGCTTGTGAGTAAAGTAAGCTAATTCTACTTAGCCATTAAATTTCTTAGTACATTATTACATCtaaaatgttcatgttgttACTCCAACTGTATATCTATATTTTTACTGAtggttatgaaacaaaaaaaattaaacatattggTTTAAACTCCTATTTAAATAAGATATGGCAGAAAGTGACGAATTAGCTAATTCATACCTCgcagtttattttactttctactCAATATGTCTATATAACATGATTTAGGGTCTGCTAGTGGAAGAAGTAAGCTAGCGGTCAACAGGTAATCTTTGAGTGTCGTGACTGTAAAGCAGCCAGATGCAGGCTAGCTGATAGTCTGACAAATAACGTTAAGTACTCGTCGTTTTCTTattagaaaaacagcaacaaggtATCATTTTTAGAATTTAAACAGCGAGTAAATTTAGAGGAACTTTGCATTTTGACACGTCTAAAgtgtccaaaaaaataaatcttcacaTGAAAATGCTGTCACTTTTAAATGGTAATTAGAAAGTCTATGAAACCtgtattttagtaatttaagCCAAATAGCAACGATGCTCTGGTCAACAGAagctcaaaaaatatttactaagAATAAAAATTGTTCAACAATGTATGTTCTCAAAAACTAGCATGGCGTTCACAAATGTCGCTGGTCTCAACAAGCAAGCTAAAATGTGCCACTCTGAGGCCATTTCCACTGTGAGGCGAAGAAAGGCTTGGCGTGCATGCAGGGACACAGAACGGCGTCTTTATGAACTTTTCAAAGGGGGAAGCAGCAAAGCCAGGACAGCTTCACAGATAACCATTAGGAAAATAAGGTGtacaaaaaaatagatatatatttGTCATAATAATAGCTTTTAACCACAGACAAggcaaaaaaatcaaatacacGTTAGTTCTTATTCTAATATTTAGTATACAATCATGTAGTATGACAAAGTAAGAGCAACACACTGAGAAGCTGTTGAGGTGTATCAAAGTGTCCTCCTGTAAACACCGTCACCAGACAATGGCAGAAAAAGATGGACCTCACCGAGTCGTTTCGTCCGGCGCTGCTCCTCACAACGGTTCTGAATTCAAGTGTAAAACATGCACAGCAGGGGGAGAGTTCACTCCCACGTAAGTCACACAATAAAACCCAACGATGTACCTCTAAACCCCGCTGAGTTCTCGACAAAATGACTCacgcttgttttttttttgtttgtttgatttctgtttttgcgGCGGAATCGCACGAGTCCACTGAAGAACCACTTTAATAGGACGACAACAGAACCGCCGCGGAGCCGAACAGAACAGCATCTTAATTCACAGGTTATTAAAAGTCCACACAAGTACATTccttaggattttttttttttttttgcaacattgaAGATATTTTCCAGTTCAGCAGACGATGAAGCTGAGACATctcagtttgttcatttttgttgattttgttgcCGTGGGGAGTTCTCATGGCAGTAgcaacaagaaataaataagacaGTCCGAAGGCGAGTCAGAAGTTCGAcatataaagaagaaaaaaaaacaaaataaaaaaaaacaaccctagATTAACTTAGGATAAAAACTAAGGTTTACACCCAACATGCTAGGTGAGCACCACGTAAACGCATTTCCTTGTTTTCCCACTACCTGCATGGTTTCTTCTTTGACTTGCActcagaaataaaagcaaaatggcGGCATTAAAGAAGTGCCACGCAGAAACAGGCCccacgttttaaaaaaaagaagaaattggggggggaaaaaaaaccaaaaaacctgCTGGTTTGCAAAAAACCAGATGACGAAGAAATAAAGCAGAgcaaaaatgcttaaaagtaGGGAAGAAGGCATTACTTCAGTTTGTGACGCCTCTGGGAAGCCGAGGGGCCTCATGACTGGACAGGAAGCGGGTGAGAAGAGGTCGTGACCTCTCCTGTTGGAGGGGGTATTAAAGAGAGGCGCAGGTTTTCAGTTGACTGAGGAATCTGCCTCAGTTGCTCCACTTTTAAGATCCCACGTTCCTGCAGAACgcacagaaaaaacacaactttaaattaatttttaaaaagtttgtaaacTGTTGTCAAACTCTGTTAACGGAGCATTgtacaaaccaaacaaaaaaaaaacacacaagagaaACCTACAATATGCCATAAAAATGCTGGAAaagaatattaattttaaaaagaacaaacagattGAAGACATTAGGAATCCTAAAATGACACCAACGTTTCTAACAGGTTATATGACgcaaaaagtcaaagaaaaacccaaatatCATCTGCCAGGTTATCAAAATACAATGATGCAGCGAGTACTTtcagagaaatgtttatttctctgaaatgaaaacatttatgttctTCACAAAGTCCAGCACAGAatctttttatgttaaaaaataaaatacaaaatggagCCCAAAGCAACTGTAGAGGCTTCATTCTGGGTCCCCAGTCTGTCTTTAACGTTTCGCATATTTTGCTctgaaacatgttttcaaaaatccatgtttttatcatatttttaaagtatatatCAAAATTTGATTGCTAATACTTTTACCACggtttgtacttttatttaacatttctttattcAGCATTGTGATCCATTTCTATTTAATTCACTCAATGATAAATATGAATGTCTGACTGGCCACAATTTGAGATATAGGATATagaataaatcttttaaatgttcCTTTAATTATCTATTTTCTTACGTGATCCGACCTGGAAAACACtagagctaaaaaaaatccacatttttcttaaaataacttGAGCTTTTACCTGAGAGAGAACTGTTGGACTTCTGCTTGTGGagcttctccttctccttcttcgTTTTGGGAATAATCTTCAGCTTCATGCTGCTGGTGCCTTTACTGCTGCTCCGCACAGAGTCCTAGAAAGCAAACAGTGGGACTAGTCGATACACTCCCAGAACCTTCTCCCCCCCGACAGGCCGGTTCAGGACCGAGCGGCCTGTGATGACGCGTACCTCCTCGGAGCACTGCATGAGCGGACAGATCCAGTGGATGTCATCCAGCTTCAGCAGCTCAGCGCTCAGGTTGTTCAGGGTCAATCGGAGCTCTTCCTCCTCGGGAAAATCCGACTGAAAGAGAAGAGGAGGCGCTGGATTATTTGCTCCGTCTGAAAAGGTCAACATTTGCTTATATTCCTTCCTGTCCGGCTACAATGAGAGTCTTCTGAATAAATAGAGATTTAggagttttaaacaaaaaaaaagtcatgggaattttaaaagaaagttatCTGCTGAAGAAGCCgaagtgaaactaaaacagTTGTTTAAGAGTTAGACtatgagaaggaaaaaaatatctctACAAAAAACCTTGCAGGAATACATCAGCATCTATAAAATGATGCTAGTTTTGGATGCAGAGATCAGAACGAGGAGGCTTAtggaagaagaaacaaaacttgGAAGTTCATTGAAGGAgtaaaaaaagtctgaaacagACACTCTCTAGTTCTCAACTCTACTTTTGTTTGTCTGCACAAAGTGCTTTTGTTTGGAAAGGCACACGTCCATAGATTAAGCTGCAGAGAACACAGgctgaacaaaaacagactgCAGACGTTCAAACTGAAACGGAGAGAGAACAGTGATGGAGCTGAACTCTTACCAGGAGCTTTCCGTCCAGCAGCATGCTGGTCTCAGCCTGGAGGACTTTACTGCTGTTGACGATCTCCACCGCCGTGCTGCGGCTCAGACACTGAAGCACATAATAAATCACCGTTTCAACTGTTACGTTTCTAAACTCAACAAACGTTTGGAAATCGCTGCGTTCACAAAACCAGCGAGGTCAACAGACTGCAGTTCGACCCGAGAGTCAAACACACGGCTGAGAATCTGTCCCCTCTCAAAGCGGCCATCTGCGTCTCCGTGGCGGTCTCACCTCGTTGCTGGACACCTTGGCCTCGGTGAGCACCAGGGCGGTGGCGTTCACGGCGTGAGCCAGCTCCTGCTCCACCAGCTTGTGGGTCTTAGCCGCCTCGCGGATTCTAACGcggaggagagaagaaaaagtagTAAAGTCATGATTGCTTAATTAAAGCCACACAACTGGTTACAGTAAAGACGCTAGAAGCTAACGGCGCATACTTATTGATGAGCGTGTCGGCCACGATGCCCAGCTGCTGCACCTGGGCGCACTCCTCCTCGGTGAGGTACTCCATGGACTGCTGGGAGTTGAGGCGAGGCCTGGCGGCGCGGTAGCTGTCGATCTTCCTCTTGTCCTCCCACGACTTCAGCGTGCTCTCAAACGCCTGACCGGACGGAAACAAACGACAAAACTGATCTTCAATATTTAGAAAAGTTAAAGATATTCCCTCCCTCCATATGCTGCAATTTCTTGTGTTTAGTGATGGAATAACActtcctctgatttttttaaactcttgttTACCGATCcagatctgtttttgtttaacattCATAAAGCCTGTCGGTGTCTCATTATTTCGCCGGATCCAGGTCGTGCTTAAGGGGACTAACCagtgagcaaacacacttttgaGTGGCGAAGGAAACCATGGAAACAAACCGCCCAAACGCGCTCGGCTCGAGAGAGAGAGCTCTCAAAGGTTTGAGCAACATGAAGAGGGagcaaacagagagaggaaggaTTTGATTTAAGGAGTCCTGAAATAGAAAGGAAGAGTCAACAACATGAGCAGCAGACTCAGGACGATATCCAGCTGCAGACTCGTGACAGGAGAAGTATTTCAGGCCATAATACTCCGTCAAACtgtcttcagttttgtttttgtgtttttacagaaatgctCATATGTTTTAGTATATCTGGATGTGTGAGCTCACCCTGTCTCTGGTGAGCATCTGAGCACGGTTCTTGTGCACAATCTTGACGATGCCGGGCGGCTGGATCCAGGCTTCCCCGTCCACCTGCACCGGGACGCCCTCGTCCCCCAGGATGGTGATCTTCACCTGCCGACACTGAGAGCAACACGGACAAGGTCTCTCACCTGCGCCttgcaaacacacacctgctTTAACAGTGATCTTGTCCACAGTTTCCTTGAGCGAACATTTAGAGATGCAGCATGAGACTTTTACATACTGAAACTGGCAGTAGGTTagagctgcaactaatgattatttaagTAATCGACTGTAatcgattgattgattaatcGGGTAAAGAAATTAGCACattatgcagatttttcattgtaAGCATTCTCTTTGCAACatcagaaatacataaaaaaaattcaagtaaacaaataattcaactcatttttttgaataagaaaatgttaacattttattgcctgaaatGCAATTACACAGCTTTGGTGTGCGCACAATCATTTGTAGTAAAGCACATTGCAGGgctaatctgttgattatttttttggattaactgattaagaGTGTTAGAgtatttttatacataatttTAACCTGATTGCTATGCAACTTTTTTTATCATACATGCAAAAGTACCTTTTCTTGAATTGTTCCTCCAGTGAAccattaatcgattactaattTAGCTaacgattatttcaattatcACTTAATcgaaattaatctgattaattgttgcTGATCTACAGTatataagcatttttttaagatGCACTTTTGTTCAAAATCATacaatcaaattaaaactttacagTGGATCTTTGAAATCAAACCTTTTGCTGACGATGtgcaacattttcttcttgCTCCCTGTTCACAGACTTCATTTTGTAGCTAAATTTACAGaatccctgctgaagaaaacccTTTCCAGCTCATGTGCATAGGAAAGGTTTctcacacatttattttgagcCTCTGTTACCTGAGTGATGCGGTGGTGCTGCAGGTTGATGACTCTGGACATGGCCATCTGCATGCTCCCAAACACCGCCACCACCTCCAGCTTCTTATCGTCGAACGACGGCGCTCCAAAGTTCTGAAGACAGAAATTATTCACTTTTCAAAGGTGGTGCTGCTTTCGGTGTCGGTGGCTGTTGTTGAAAAATGAAGTCGGAGGAAGCTTCACAAGTTTCAATCGGCTAAAGCTGGtgcaatgcaaaaacaaaatcttacaacaTATCTTTGGTCTCGTTTCTGGCGCAAATATATGAgtccacttgaaataagacaaaataagctgaataacttttcagaaagatataggagcttgttttaaataaataattatttcaataaaagtgaaaaaacccgccagtggaacaagatatattatgagaaaaatatttagttccacTGTATTTCACTTCTAACTAATTAACTTTCGATCTAGTTTCTAGCGCAAATATATCAgtacactggaaataagacaaaaccaacttttcaacaagatgtaggagcttttTTACtacaataattccttaatattgatgaaaagtactagttagaagtgaaataatctgccagtggaaaaatacttttttcccatactttgagttaaaatgtcttgttattagattatttcatttctgGCTggtacttttcatcaatattaaggaattattgacttaaagcaagctcTCATATCTTGCAGTGctacttgttagttttgtcttatggCAAGTGTGCTAAGATGTTTGCAGGTCCTGTGTTGCTGCTGTTCTGTGTCTCTAGTTTTCATGGGCACCTCTTCCGTTTCAAAGGTGTGGATGCTGATTGCTCACATTGTCCTCTTTGGTTCCTCCCCAGAAGTTGATTCCTCCTGCATAGCTGGGAATGTTGAGGACCGCCAGGCCCTGCAGGCTCGGCAGCGACATGGCAACGCCGTCACACTgtggaaagagaagaagagttCAGGATGACGGGGGGAAAATGTGCTGATGGAAGCAGCTAAACTTGTGATTCTGCTCATAAGAAGTTATGATGAGCTGCGTCTGTCTGACCTCCAACTGGACTCTCTGCTCCAGGTTCTTGTAAGTCTTCTGGACCAGCTCTTTGGTCCCGAGGACTCCGTACCACATCATGTTTTTGGTGCGACTACTGCGGATTGACAAGTCAAGAGGCAAGCATTCAAATTTACATTTCACTGGTTCACAAGTCATCTGGTTTAAACATCAGAGATATCCTTTGAATCACATTTCTGAATCACACTACTGTGTTAGAGGGATTATACCACGAAATCTGGAGGCAGTAACAACTTAAAACCTTAACAAAACAACTGCTgaataaaagaaactaaaaaaggaagaaaaactgacTCGTTTGTTCAAATTTGAGTTTGAACATCTGTGAGTTTATGCTTGAAAACGACACAACAGGATTTGACTGCAAAGCGATTTGTCGTTGCTTCATACCTGCATTTTTTGGGATGCTCGTCCCTCTTGTTGTTGAACTCCAGAGAAATTTTGGCGTCCAGTCCGATGCCGAAGTAGTTATTCATCACACACTTCTCTGTGCACTGACTAGAGAAACATGCAGGTTTTTAGTTAATTCAGTTAAAGCCCCATACCGCCTCGttcacattttatcaccttaaaatgcaaatatttgtttattttaatggggTTACATGTGAtgaacacaaagtagtgaaaagctaaaataggcttttcaaaatgtttcacagataGAATTTGCTCCATTTCATACAACTATTTCCTTTCAGAAGTCAAATTGctgttttgtaatgaaaacttttgctactttgtgttggtttctcCATTAGAGCCGGAGCTTGTGATGAACTTACACTGTGTCCTCGTTGAAGGTGACCACGTTcagactttctgttttctccaggACGATGGGCGAGGTGGGACTCAAACCTCCTGGACAcaataatctgattttaatatcaTACATATCCTGGCTGAACATTTCTGGGCTTATTAGGAACGCAAGAGATCGATTATTGAGTTCATCTAAATCAACTGATTAATTGGTGAGcgttaattttctttaaaattttaggcaaaatttttcataatatgctgatttaaaataaaataaaacattaaattttaacattttgtgtcaGCTCGTGAAATACTAACTGaagagaaaattatgtttttctcacattattaaatcTGAACATAAACTATAACAAAACCTCTGAAGTTGCTgataataaaagatgaaaataataaaatatgaaaaacctTTAATTCCCCATGAATAGAGAGATGTTTGTGGTTGCTCTTGAAAgaatacaaacattttcctcaaaatcaaacgtgtttattttaatgtttcttttaaccCTCTGAGTCCTAAACGGCGATCCAGCCAAATTTCCAGTACCGTAATTCCTCGACACTTTGCGCTATCTGAaaaaattccaacggtttctgaaaggtgagacgttgcgctttccagccaatatcaGGTTATTACGGTAACTCCTCTGCCGCTgtagcagggagtgaaattaatctgagggttgttgttatggataaatgggcaaatatatttacgtTTATAGAGCtgcatacaattaaaataagcaaaaatatccaggggGAAATGTTAAATTTTGGACACAAAGGGTTTTAAGTCACGCTACACATTTTTTGCGTCCTCGCCTGCCAGTCATTATTGAAGAAGTTGGCGCAGCTCCGCCATGCAGCTCGGCTGAATGAGCGCTATTAAGGTGAAACTTAAGGACTTGTtgagtttttatatttctaaacagaaccACATAAATAGCATTTTGCATCCCAATGCAGACTCTGTTTGGACCGTTTCTCTTTCCCATTCTGGGATCTCTCCGCCatatttgtttctgtatcaactgATAGCCAGCTGCATGCTCTGCTGGAAGGTCTAAGTGGTCGTTATTACTTAATCGATTGGAACTAATTCTAatctaataaaacattaattcacAATTAATCACaggttgattattttttttcatcactaGGACTTATCACCCAGAGTCCCTGCTGAGCCTAATCTGACACCTACGTGTGTCGGCATCCTTCAGCTCTTCACTGTTCTCCCTGGTGATGGACGATGAAGACGGCATCCTCTGGACCTGCGTGTGTCTGTTCTGCTCATCAACCACTGAAACGACGGAGCTCAGTCAGTGAGTCGCTCAAAGCTTTTTGAATTAAAGCAGCAGTGAAGGGCGAAGCAGAGGAAGGGGGAGCTACCTTTCTCAGCCTGTTCGATGATCTGCCTCAGGGCTTTCTTCAGGCTGTTGGCTCGGAGCATCAGCTGCTCTTTGGACCGATACGTTTTGCCCTCAGAGCCCGACTCGCCGCCACTTTCACCAGGGCTTGAGCCGACACTCTCCTGGCTCGGTGCTGAACCTGCCGGCACCACCTGGGTGAAAGCAGATAGGAAACGTAAATCCCTTAACACCTGTAAGGCAAAAGATGTTTTATACTTTTGGTGAAATCCCAGAAAGCTAATCCGTAGGAAATCGGCTACGTTTCACGAGTAGATCCACTGAAGTCCATCTTATGTCTACATTTTAACTGTGTGCGACAGGAAAAGGCTGAGGACGTTGCAAACATTTGCAGCGAGGCGGGCTGCAGGATCAGGGTCTGAAATCCTGTGCAGTTCTCAATTTGTCGAGCGGCAGCGTGAAATCCTTCTGACATTTCAGggctttacttttattttctccataaGATAAATCAATATGAGAATAAGGAAGCTTCAGCAGGAACAAAGCTGTGACTTTCAGGTTCCATCAGGAATCCTGATGAGATGAGGACACGTCCAAAAAACTAAGTTAACACAGTGAATATTTAGTATGCAGGACCTTGGAAACGTATTTACATCCCTTGgacttttcacatattttcataatacaaacacaaactgtggTAAACCAGCATAACATCACCATTATCTGTGAGGAaaataatgatgataaaaataatatagGATATCTGCAGGattcagcaagtcaaatttaagacttctTAAGacctttttatttccactgtgaattaaatttaatactgaaaaaactaaatataggTGAAGGTTCTGTGGGAGGCGCGCTGCAATAGaatcaaacaaaccaaaaaccgTGAATATGGCTCATGGTGACAGAGGCTAAACAAGTTAGCTAGCTAgtgtatattagcagctagttgaGCCTCAAATGTCTCGAGTCAAAGAGTGCAAAGAAGATGTTTGGGTGCAACTCAAATTTCTTCCTGACAGAAAAATCTTGTGAGAAAAACGTATAGTCACAACCTTGTGAGACTTGTGATTAACGTATTTAAGGtaaacttacatttttcaaagagaatttcagacatttttaggccttaattttagacaCACAAATCTAGGACTTTTTAAAGACTTTGTAAGGATTCACAGACATCTAGTTGGATTCAGCCTGCTGTCCTCTAAAAATAATTCCAATTAAATACTTTAGCTTAGGTCTTTAGCTTAAGTCTGTaagaatttaaatatattatagtggtatgaataactttaaaaatcattctGTGAACATATTGGATTAAAAGAACAGAGAAGCGTACATTAATGCAGTCATTTAATCTGACCAaacaaccagaaaacaaaaactaaagagaacaaatatataaaaaaacttgtgtttattctaaatattgttcagaataaaaataatttttgatatTTCTCTGCAGTAGTCCCTTAGATGAATCTTGCAGAAACTTACATCAAAGATGACAAGCAGGCCTACTTTGCTGGGGGGGGTTTATATATAAAATCCAacaattttgcttgtttttcccattttcccGCAGCATGTCAGGCTCCTTTGATCATCACTGAACCTGTACCTGAGCTTCTGCTTCCTCGCTTAAGGCCTTCACCAGCGAATCCAGTTTGTCATTCAGCAGTGCGCACTGGGAGATAAACAGAGAGGAAGGATTGGACAGAAGTATTTCCATTGTTTAGACTGACTTCAAAGTCCGTTTTACAGtcacacaaagagaaaataaaacagttttgagGATTAAAGCACAGGATTAATGCACAAAAGCTTTGGAAATGAAATTACAATGTGACCAGGGTTAAAAGACCGATGTTTGTAAAAGACATTCCCTCCTGCAGTTTGCGCCATTAACTTTGGTGACACAGCAGCTCTAAGACTGTCTGCACCATTAGACTTCCTACAAACTGAGCCTAGCTGATGAGTAAGATTAAGACTGGAAGAGATTTGTTTATAAAGTAGCTGCACCCATGATTTATGAATCATTTAAATAAGATCGGTATTTGGATACTGATACAATCCAAACA from Xiphophorus maculatus strain JP 163 A chromosome 14, X_maculatus-5.0-male, whole genome shotgun sequence includes:
- the LOC102220024 gene encoding diacylglycerol kinase eta-like isoform X2 yields the protein MLGFSRLSGCCAALLLRRRPRDDVRLRRDYCSLESRVCEEPQESVLEDEKSVKEGILLKQTSSFQRWKRRYFKLRGRTLYYAKDCKSLIFDEVDLSDASVAETSTKNINNSFTVITPFRKLMLCAESRKEMEDWITALKSVQKWETYEASQFNMEHFSGMHNWYACSHARPTFCNVCKEALPGVTSHGLSCEVCKFKAHKRCAVRSTNNCKWTTLASIGNEIIEDEDGVSMPHQWLEGNLPVSAKCVVCDKNCGSVRRLQDWRCLWCKAIVHNSCKEQMGKVCPLGQCRVSIIPPTALNSIDSDGFWKATSGSCASPLLVLVNSKSGDNQGVKFLRKFKQLLNPAQVFDLMNGGPELGLRLFQKFVTFRILVCGGDGSVGWVLSELDKLNLHKQCQLGVLPLGTGNDLARVLGWGGLCDDDAQLLQILEKLERATTKMLDRWSVMTYEVPPTNKHTPTVKEDDSHEALPQIHITQYADSVACHLAKILDSDKHSDVISSAKFLCGTVNDFVAEVGKAYERATENKEEADAMAKKCALLNDKLDSLVKALSEEAEAQVVPAGSAPSQESVGSSPGESGGESGSEGKTYRSKEQLMLRANSLKKALRQIIEQAEKVVDEQNRHTQVQRMPSSSSITRENSEELKDADTRGLSPTSPIVLEKTESLNVVTFNEDTVQCTEKCVMNNYFGIGLDAKISLEFNNKRDEHPKKCSSRTKNMMWYGVLGTKELVQKTYKNLEQRVQLECDGVAMSLPSLQGLAVLNIPSYAGGINFWGGTKEDNNFGAPSFDDKKLEVVAVFGSMQMAMSRVINLQHHRITQCRQVKITILGDEGVPVQVDGEAWIQPPGIVKIVHKNRAQMLTRDRAFESTLKSWEDKRKIDSYRAARPRLNSQQSMEYLTEEECAQVQQLGIVADTLINKIREAAKTHKLVEQELAHAVNATALVLTEAKVSSNECLSRSTAVEIVNSSKVLQAETSMLLDGKLLSDFPEEEELRLTLNNLSAELLKLDDIHWICPLMQCSEEDSVRSSSKGTSSMKLKIIPKTKKEKEKLHKQKSNSSLSGTWDLKSGATEADSSVN